In a single window of the Terriglobia bacterium genome:
- a CDS encoding c-type cytochrome → MMDPSKKYRWLLLFASLLTIGLLIAAAVRENFLAEWQTIQKSYRNLLREKATDKRGRELLAAFRIELRQVSLPQFGTVDRCVTCHLGIDDPRMAGARRPFAAHSGAILDRHPADRFGCTVCHHGQGAATGFNEAKAEDVYWDYPLLPPDLTESTCVTCHDPARLPELQVSRLILGMKLYQQKSCGSCHKLGGRGGMLGPALDNEGAKTRHQLVMTGLKPPHTTWRWHQAHFNDPGAVIAGSQMKNPTVTDGEALALTVYMLSLRQRDVPESYLAPDKIEQKSRALHPPLLAGEQVYRQYCFACHGEGTYGRWDKTFKRFVPAIRGVSLLATATPLYLETNIAKGRQGTQMPAWEAQAGGLQPEEIAAVQGYLRSGLPGLPLVPPAPAVVRGDKARGAMLFVNNCMGCHGPGGRGGLAPEIGNPTFNFAASDEFIVATIRNGRKGAAMPSFQRPGATGLDDGDIGDLLAYIRSLNATPAPAGADKTLVQPRPTGGKQ, encoded by the coding sequence ATGATGGATCCATCGAAAAAATATCGTTGGCTGCTTCTCTTCGCCTCCCTGTTGACTATCGGTTTGCTGATTGCGGCGGCGGTGCGGGAGAACTTCCTGGCCGAATGGCAGACAATTCAAAAATCCTATCGCAACCTCCTGCGCGAAAAAGCCACGGACAAGCGGGGCCGCGAGCTGCTCGCGGCTTTCCGGATCGAGCTGCGCCAGGTGAGCCTGCCCCAGTTCGGCACCGTGGACCGGTGCGTGACGTGCCATCTTGGTATCGATGATCCGCGCATGGCGGGTGCCCGGCGGCCGTTTGCCGCGCATTCGGGCGCCATTCTCGACAGGCATCCTGCAGACCGCTTCGGGTGCACTGTCTGCCACCACGGGCAGGGCGCCGCCACTGGTTTCAACGAGGCCAAGGCGGAGGACGTGTACTGGGACTACCCGCTGCTGCCGCCCGATCTGACGGAGTCGACATGCGTCACCTGCCACGATCCCGCCAGGCTGCCGGAATTGCAGGTTTCGCGGTTAATCCTGGGAATGAAGCTCTACCAGCAAAAGAGCTGCGGTTCCTGCCACAAACTGGGAGGACGCGGCGGTATGCTGGGCCCGGCGCTCGACAACGAAGGAGCCAAGACGCGCCATCAGCTCGTCATGACCGGCCTGAAACCGCCCCATACCACCTGGCGCTGGCACCAGGCTCATTTCAACGACCCGGGCGCGGTGATCGCCGGAAGCCAGATGAAGAATCCTACGGTCACTGACGGCGAGGCGCTTGCCCTGACGGTCTACATGCTTTCGCTCCGGCAACGCGACGTGCCCGAGAGCTACCTGGCACCGGACAAGATCGAGCAAAAATCCCGCGCGCTCCATCCGCCGCTGCTTGCGGGTGAGCAGGTGTACCGGCAGTACTGCTTCGCCTGCCACGGCGAGGGGACGTACGGGCGCTGGGACAAGACCTTCAAGCGCTTTGTTCCCGCGATCCGCGGGGTTTCACTCCTGGCCACTGCGACGCCGCTCTACCTTGAAACCAACATTGCCAAGGGCCGGCAGGGCACGCAGATGCCCGCCTGGGAGGCACAGGCAGGCGGATTGCAACCGGAGGAGATAGCCGCCGTGCAGGGCTACCTGCGGAGTGGTCTCCCGGGCCTGCCTCTCGTACCGCCGGCGCCGGCTGTTGTCCGGGGGGACAAGGCTCGCGGCGCGATGCTCTTCGTGAACAACTGCATGGGCTGTCATGGACCCGGAGGGAGAGGCGGCCTGGCACCGGAGATCGGCAATCCCACCTTCAATTTTGCCGCCTCCGATGAATTCATCGTGGCCACGATCCGCAACGGCCGCAAAGGCGCGGCCATGCCTTCCTTCCAGCGCCCGGGCGCGACCGGCCTGGACGACGGCGATATCGGTGATCTGCTCGCCTACATTCGAAGCTTGAATGCGACCCCGGCCCCTGCCGGCGCTGACAAGACGCTGGTTCAGCCGCGGCCGACAGGAGGCAAACAATGA